The genomic stretch aaagttaactGATCTGGAAAATACTATTTTACCCCTTTGCTTTCACAGTCTGCCACGTGGACACCTTACTTGATTTCCTTTTTCTACTTTCTACTATGCTAGCACGTCTGAGCTTAACAAAGCCAAAGACAGCTTGCAAAGCCTTGGAAGTACAAAAAGTGACTTTCTGTAATTGGATTACATTGTCTCATATCTTTTCCCTTTCCTTGCTCATCTCTTTTCTCTTTCtcatctttttctctttctctctcgtcGTTTCTTATCCTTCGTCTTCTTTCTCCCCATTCTTCTTCCTCCTCCTcaaccttcttcttcttcgtctccctctcttctctcttccctGTCTCCCTCTTCTTCTTTCTAATCTCTTCTTTCCACAGCGGATTTAGTTTCTTTCATGATTTACCATATATATTGTTTTGGTTTTGCAGAACAAGAGAGAAGGAAGAATGAAAAATGAAAACACCAACATGAAGATCGAGAAAAAGGAGAGAGGGAAAAAAGGGGTTGTGACTATTTTAAGTGTAAGAGATTTCAGCCACcgctattttgtttttattttgttttcttataaATTTAGGGGAGATTGGGGTTTTAATTTGTGGCTAAGTTTAATAGATTTCTTATAAATTTCAGCCTTCAAATTATACGGTagatttagggttttgattttgtaGTTAGGGTTTGCATTAATATCATTGGGTGATTGATGAAATATATTTCCAGGTACATCAGAGAAATGTTTAGTTGAAGCATCGTGTaaattcttgatatttttgttttttattggttgaataaAGACTCACGAAGGACAACTGAAGAGAATGAGGTATTTTCGttcttgatgcatctggatgccTATTTTACATTAACAAGTTGATCCGTTAGTTccatgatttttatttgaatgttGTAAACATTTCACTAATTTGAATTCATGTAGTACTTTTATTCATTGATTCAATGATAAAAGGATGGTTAATCGAAGTTGAATTTTTGTTTTTGGCTAATAGGCAATCGTCTGTGCGTTTGAAAGAGGAGCTCCACAAGGTTGTCGATATAATATTTGCTCCATTTAACTATCTTATTGATCGAGGGTAtagaaattctctacaaatttCTTGGAGCAATAGTATACTCATATTCGACGAAGCTCACAACCTGGTACAAAGATATAGAAGTTCGCCGATACAGATTTTCACTAATAATTTTCACTATGGTATCCATGGCAATTTTCACTAATAATTTTTTCTATTTCTGTAGATTCTGTAGAATATTATGATAAAAGGGTATCAGAATTCCAAATATTCTAATTTTTCCACTATCAAAGTTCTATTTTTTCACCTTCCAAGTCCTTCCAAATCAATAACCGTTTCTCATCTAATACGCTCATTGCTCTCTCTTATCGTGAAACAGAGAAACGATGTCGTTTATTCTGTTACGGTTGTgatgtttgtgtgttttgtttctaGGAGTGAAGCTATTGTATGGCACTGCTGGATTTAGGGAGGATGCGTCGATTTTGTCATCGACGGTTGTGATTTTTTTGCCAAATTAACCTCTGTATGATGTTCTGAAATCGGATTAGTCGGTCAGATGTATGGCTGTATTGATTTGTTGCTAGGGGACTAGTTTATGGTTTTGATGTACAGGTTGGTTTAAATGCATAATGTTAACTGCCTTTGGACTAGGGGTTCCATTTGTTAAATGTTGCAAGCTTCAATATTTTTAGCAACGTGAAGTGGAATGTATGGAGGTTTAATTGTGTATTTGTATGGATCTGAATTGGTAGAACTAACATATAATGAACATGATTTTGCAGGTTGTTATATGTACAACAGGCTGTTTTGGTGGCTCTGGTTTGATGGCCTccgaacatttgaagatgaacgTTTGGTGCGGAGCTGGCGCGAGCAGATTGTGCTGTTCTGAACTGCATGACCCGAATGTAGGTTCTGAAGTGATTTCCTCTCGGATTGAACATGATGTATAGGTATAACTATGTCTTTCATTTGGCTTTGAGGTACTAATCCGCCTTGGTGTGTGAAATTGTTTTTGTATTAGCTTGCTGCTTAGACTGGTATGTGTTTACCCGGTGTAGGTCAGGAATGGTGACGATGTTAGCTGGTAGTTAAAGGTTAAGTCAAAAGGAAATCGAAGGTTAGATGTTAAGGTGGGTTCTGTTATTGAACCTGAACTTGTGTATTGACTGGATATGATTGTTTTTGTGATGCAGTAATTTATTCTATGTTAATTGGACATAAGTGTTAGGGGATAAGTTTTGGAAGTTGAAAGTTAATACTTGATGTATGCATGGTTGTTAATTATGTAACTTGCAGTAGCTTTTTTCCTTGAATTGAATGTCCATAAGAGTGTATTATTTTGGACAGGAAGTATTGACTGCAGAATGTGTATGTACATGTTCGGTGATGAGGCTGCCCGGAGTCGGGAGTGGCACTGCCCCGAGTGCAAGGCTGACTGAGTAGCACGTCTATATCCGGATATCTCACTTCATATACATTTTAGGTGCGGAATTTTGAGTTGAGAGAAGTTAGCATCCATTGCGGCATTCTATGGATGGGATACTTTTCATTTTTCAATCTGAAATGTTAAATCACAtgtcatttttcatttttcttattttatctaTATTTCATGTATGATTGCGGAGATTTCTCCGTCTCATGTTGAATCCTTCCATTGAGTAAATCAGGCAATAACATGATATTAACATTGGTTTTCATTTACTCAAAAGTTAATTTAAGTTATCTTTTCTGTTTCCAGGGTGTAATGAAGAGGTATGGTTGGCTCTTTAACATGTGTACCTTGCTGAAAATCAGGTCAAATGTTTATGCTTTAAGTTGAAGTATGGTTGGCTTTTTGACATATatatagtatttttaattcaattaaactaCATTGTTGTTTCCTCTGCAAACCTAACTGAACAATATTTGGCTATTTCATTAAAGCCAATTACTATCACATGTAATTATCTCTACACATTAAGTTTTCCATGTAGTTTTGGTTCCATCAGATTATGTATATCAATTGATAACTACAATGTTTGATTCTTATGCTGGTTTCATATCCAACCTTATAGCATTTTGAACCAGCCATCAACAAATATCAAGCTACTACATTAGGTTAATGTCTCATTCATAACTCTAAATATGTAGCTATATTGCATTGAACATGGCTATATATTAGATGTCAAAgcaattaaaatgaaatttagcCATGTCCATTTAGATTATGTTAAGAACACCTTCATGCTAGAATTTTTCATTTGTACTGTGAACATTATTGCCCTGCTTCAT from Vicia villosa cultivar HV-30 ecotype Madison, WI linkage group LG4, Vvil1.0, whole genome shotgun sequence encodes the following:
- the LOC131600218 gene encoding uncharacterized protein LOC131600218, with the translated sequence MRQSSVRLKEELHKVVDIIFAPFNYLIDRGYRNSLQISWSNSILIFDEAHNLVQRYRSSPIQIFTNNFHYGVKLLYGTAGFREDASILSSTVVIFLPN